A single genomic interval of Nitrospirota bacterium harbors:
- a CDS encoding CsgG/HfaB family protein has product MFLSKRSILYLFVVVFLYSCATMTAGVQEQPTAPNIQQAATYSGPKARISVARIKCKAAKCGGTIGDGLRDMLISGLFRTNRFIVLGGREELEEIKEEIDLAQTGYVKEEQAPRAGGWEISRYYHTRIHHGL; this is encoded by the coding sequence ATGTTTCTGTCTAAAAGGAGCATTCTTTATCTCTTCGTTGTGGTCTTCCTATATTCCTGCGCAACAATGACGGCAGGGGTTCAAGAACAACCAACCGCCCCAAACATCCAACAAGCAGCAACCTACAGTGGCCCAAAGGCAAGAATATCCGTTGCCCGCATAAAGTGCAAGGCTGCAAAATGTGGGGGCACAATCGGTGATGGTCTGAGAGACATGCTTATAAGCGGACTTTTCAGGACAAACCGCTTTATTGTCCTTGGAGGAAGGGAAGAACTTGAGGAGATAAAAGAAGAGATTGATCTTGCCCAGACAGGTTATGTGAAAGAGGAACAGGCACCCCGAGCAGGTGGATGGGAGATCAGCAGATATTATCATACTCGGATCCATCACGGCCTTTGA